The DNA segment ttgaaagaattaaataaagtacGAATATTCCCGAGAATTAACAGAATCTATATAATTcgagtatttaaaagaattccaataattctaggaatttagagaattaagtcttttaattcaaaaaattaacagagtttatttaataattcaagaaattaaaaaaattcaagaaattaagagaattccaatAATTCGAGGAATCCTGAGAATTAACAGAATcgttttaatgtgaaaaattaacaaatttcatttaataattcaaaaaattcagaaaactaaaagtctttttaattcaaaaaattaattcattcaaGGAATTAtgagaattccaaaaattaattaattgaaggaattctgagaattccaaaaattaatagaattcaaggagttAAGAGAATCCCAATAATTCGAGGAAACGAGAGAATTAACagagtttatttaataattcgaagaattaattcaacaattcaaggaattaaaagaatagaagtaatttatagaatttcaggaattgagacaattcaaggaattaaaagaattccaataattcaagcaatacaaagaATTAacatactttttaattcaaaccaTTCACAGCTCTGATTTAATTCGAggacaaaattcaaagaaactttagagaaataaaagaaaaatccataaaattcatGGAGCCAAGAGAATTTCAAGGAACCTAAAAGAATTTGTAAGAATATAAAACAGCATCTAAATAGCATTCCAAGTAATTCAAACCAATTTCAAAGAATCCGAGAGAATTCAATGTGAATTCTAAATATAACAATAGAAGTGTAGGCATGCGTATTAAAACGAGGAACCAACTCAAAAATCAGATTGGTTTGTTTAGTAAGGCGTCCAGAGTGGCCGTTTTAAATATACACTCCAAGGTCCTCTCAATATACACTGTAAACAAAATTTGGTGCAATTTTACATCCATGATACAGCCATGAAGGAAATTATTCGACcaacatattatttattataaataattcacgCACTAATAAGTGATAAGGAAACCCATCAATGTACATGCGATCTGACTGCGGTAACAGCACCTTTATTGCAAATTTCCGACGTTTCGAGTCAGCACCCTAGACTAGTCGCGCATGCGCACTGGCATATACTATTTCTTTTTCACTCATGACAAGCGTGCGAGTGAGTGCAGCGTTTAATGAAAACCGTGCTATGTCTAAACGCATTTATTCCTCATGTACTTTTGTTTCAGGAGGCTGTTTTGCATTTGGAAGCATAACACGCAAATTGTGCAGTGCGCATGAGCGAATAGTCTCGAATGACGTAAGTATACACAAAACTAGAAAGAAATGCAAAACATTTCAATCTTTAGGTTACACTCGAAACGGTTAACAGTTCTAAACATTCTAGCAGGATATAATTGGCGCAAATTACTTTTccaagataaagtttttttcattggAAGCCTTGAGAATGCCAATTTTGTCGATTCAGGTCCGGCTGTCTGTAAAATTTCGCCGGAGactgaaaatttcctgaaaaaaaatgtagtttcccACTTAAATGTATTCGATCACATAAATTTACCtaaatcgaataatttccatGTTTGGATCTAGTGACTGACTTTTCATTTGACTGATGTTTCACAATGTTCCATCAGGTGAAATTAGACTAGATCGTGAATTTCAGTGTGACACTGTAATTTGAATGTAGTCTGCACGTGAAATTGCGACGGACTGTTAAGATCACCAAAACTTTTGTTTACAGTGTACAGTAATCGCCCTTCTAGATACCAATAAATCTCATGAATggatatttgttttttgtttgttatttccAATTGCGCGATTTATTTACGGGACAATTTACAGAAGAAAACGAAGTTTTAAAATGCGTCGTTTTCGAAAACAAATGGTATACTATGCATGGAGGATAGATAGTACGAGAAACTTTGTCGTATTGAGTCAGCCAGCGACCTGCACTTGACTTTTCAATGATCTCCAATCATCGAACTATGTGAGTACTATACATGTGTGCATATGCTTATTTTTCATTAGCATCATCGTAACAACGGtcgaattaacaaaattatattcgcGAATAATTAACTCTCGAAATATAAAAAGCGGTGTCTCTGAATTCGAGAGATTCAAAGTCTTGCgagttttatttttcaggttGGATTCGGTAGAACAGGGCCAAGTCGAACAGGATGGGGCAGGGCAAAGCGGGACACTCGGAAATTTCAATTCCACTACTTGATATTGCTCTCCCCTCCCCCCTAAAAAACTGGTGTCCCGATTTAGCCAAAATGTCCCACTCAGCCCCATTTTACGACACTTAACAAAAAGGAAGAGGACACACCTAACTCCGCGTCACTTCGAGCAAGACGGACGAAGGCGCCTGTTTCTTGAAGTAAAGGCCGGATCCTTGAAAAGTGCTTCGGCTGATCGGGGATTGTAAAGTTCCCGAGAGGTTGGATCCCTCCTCGCATTTGCTGGATTCTGTTGTCTGTGATGTCCCTGACTCCTTTTGCAATATGTATTTGAAAGACTCGTATCTGCCAAATAAATGAGAACTTACTAGTCAAGGTTACAATTTTTCCACCCCTATCCATCAATAGATAATCGTTTCTAGTATTGCTCCCGGGCATAGCAGAATACTCAATGCTCGATACTTATAATTTATCatctatttatataaaaatcccGTGTCACGATatttgtcaccactaaactccgaaactacttgaccgatcttgatgaaattttgtatactgtgtgtaatttggtccaacttaaaggataggatactttttatctgatttaattacctcaatattttttcattgtaaaattataaacgtTTTTATTTGTATACTCCATAAGTTTCTAACAGATGGCGGTGTAAGTTAGTTTCTGGACCGATACTTCAACATTTTAAGTTATCTAGGTTGGGCAAGcagccaatagatggcgccaGGTTAAGTATAATATAAAGACAACGTATTATAACTGCATCACAGCAACGCGTGGCCGGGTCTGCTAGTTAGTACATAATTACAATTGAAGCGAGTCTATTGAGtaaattttagtagaaactataattattttacaaaaatcataaaagcTCTGGGTTTTTTAATAATCACAACCttatacttttttttgtgaaaaacattttttttaatgtcacgaATCCAAATAAACAAACACAACCTTTAACTTGAAGCAACGACGTTGCCACAGAGCGAAAGCTTCGTTAGAAATCAAATTGAGCCTTTGTTGAGGGAATTTATATTCTTGACTTCTGCGGCTATAATTGCGCACATTGATATTTTAAACAGGGATAGACGAGCGAAGTGAACCTTAATCATTCTCACAACAAACCGATTGGCGATTTATTGGCTGCTTACCCAATCTAGATAACTTGAAGTGTTAAAGTGTCAGTCCACAAACTAATTTACACCGAaatctgttagaaaattatggagtacacaaataaaaacatttcatttgcaataaaaaaatattgaggtaattaaatgagataaaaagtatcctatcaTTTAAGTTACCCCAAATTACACGCAgcatacaaaatttcatcaagatcggttaaATATTTTCGGTGTAAAGTGGTGACAAACATCGCGACACgggatttatatatataatatagaaGATTACAACTCtacaaaaactacaaaaaaaccGGTAAAACACTTTGATGCAGAGGAATTGCAATGCCTCTTTAAAATTgcacctactctttctagttggGATTTTCGTcgccaggtggcgtatcgcagtctAACCATTGGCAATAAAACGGAGTGCAAATGTACTCACGTGGTCCAACAGATGGCAGTGGCTGGCATTTGGGAAAGAATGCGCGCGGTCATGCCTCGAAAGAATCCCGCGACTCCGCCTAACCTGTAGACCATTTTAAAAGCCTCCACCATACCCTGAGGTCGAACACTTCCTTGCTGTGTATTAAGAAGTGTCTTGCAGACGTCCAAAGGAGTTGTTCCAGCCGCTGCAATCGCTCCGGCCATTCCACCTGAAGCGCATCACAACAATTTCTGTGTATTTTATGCTTTATTTAGTTTCTTCCAGCCTCCTCTCACAAAGAGTAGAGTTCtcaaattcccgagaatttaagttcaggttatataaccgagaatatgacagaatttaaataaatttatgatttttaataatatttttattgttcaggttatatcagcgaataaatataaattattttctagctcagacatgttcaggaatttaaaatatgcaaagcagtagctcattaattatttaacactgcTAGACTGAAactttaacctcaaaattcaattgcattAACCCTTAAACTGCACACTGGGTGTATTAAACCGAACAAGATTTACGATTTTTCTCCGTTTGTcgacgttttttttcaaaaatttttttccgaatagTTCAATTAACACTAAGGCTTTGGAAAAATTTTTCCCCTATTTTGTGTCGTTTCAACACTAATAAtactagaaaataattaaataccaagcgctaatccttttttaaatagtctgctttatatatataaagtataaaatatttcaaccggtatttaattagtaaaatgttatttcaatCATAGCTTTacgctcaataatttattttatttctgaaatcttactaaattattttcttttaatcacgCTAGAAAGGCGATACACATTAtgtgaagattttaaaaagataagattttaaatacatattttatgattgaatattttgtgtaaatctgtaaaaagtacggtgtttcatttctcattgaattgaaacttttatttttcagaataaataccttctttgaaATGAACATTATAaggctaattttatttttgaagcgccgtatctcgCAAGTATTCacgtaaaattttaagtaaaaatatcaaaaacttaaaaagttatgaattttagagtgaaagaagtcatttttaaatttgtttttcaaaaaggatttttttaactactttaaatttcaaaaactgttatgaaacctttttctccttcaactagatagattaaacatcattaattaattttcttgtaaaaaactatccaataccatCGGCACGGCACACGTTTAAATACCCTTGGGTACcaaacacccagtatgctctttatctAATTTTACGGAAGGGTGCcctttaatgattaaaaatggcCCATGCGGCACAGTATAATTGTTTTGACTGCTATATGTCTTTTTTCATGTAGAGCCATTACAAACTCTTAGAAATGTATCAAGAAAgcggtttatttatataattattgggAAAATGATACGGTACGCTTTTCTACGTGTTTttctgtctatttattttttttttgtatcgaaTTTATTCTATTAATTATCGTTCCGGTatgaaaatcaggttataaaagtgaactcaAGAGAATACCCAAGGGCCCCGAATAAAAGacttaaaagctttttaataattataaaatatctgagaagaaatggaagactttgagaccattttttttttaatttttgcaaaatttaccaATTGTTaaggtaaactgaattttaaaaagtgtgaaggattttaaagtaaaatttttcaattttgccatctcacataattttagaaaaaatttaagtaagtttaagagatataaaaaagtttggaaacgatttaaaaataactaaaacttgtaaagttttttttttaattttgtaaagtttcacgaaaatgaaagaatttttttcagattcctaggaaaaattaaaataattttttatttcgaaacattaatttgaagagattatttaaaaagactttgaaagatttcaaaaatagtcaaagaagaatctgaaagatttgaagacaatttttaaaattttgcagaataaatgaaaatatgaataatttgacATACACCCTATGAGCAGAAAAGTGCAGAAAAATTTCTGACACACAGTTTGGTGTCCTTGCAATTACTTCACGTTGACCATACTAATGTATTAAGAAAACTATTACCAACCAGAGACTATGTGCGCATAAGGATTATATTTGTGCTCTGGATTTGTCATGGACTGCGAGAACTCATATGCAATAAAGTGGATACTTTGGAAAGGCACATTCATGGCCAATTGCGTCGTGTAGCTTCGATAGAATGCAACAACACCCTCTGTCTTATATACGTGTCGGATACAACTCGATATGCTTCGATAAGGCGAGTTGTACATTTGAAGACGTTGTtttacaactgaaaatataacaaaacataaatagttgtaaattcaatattACTCCAAGCAATAATTAGACTTGACATTCGAAACACAGAGGAGATGTCGCTGGATGATTAGCTACTGTTTAAACATGGCGCACAATGTAAAAAATAGCCTCCACTGCGCATGCATGCTCCAATTTTCAGCGAATTGAGTATTTCCACTTGTGACGTCATTTCAAAATGTCCGAACACCTCAGGGATAATGCGTTGTATACATTTCATCGCGTAtattacgaggggtgttcaaaagtaagtttccctagtctgccgttttgccccagcgacatctagcgagctgggaccgaacatagttttagtttaagatataccgataagagcgggACCGATCTTagctgacaaaaaaatttttttcatcagtaccggctcggaaacaacaattgacagaattttggactcaatgcctcctgaaatcgatatttgcaagtgtgaatttcgttgccattaagcccttttgcagttaaaaagcgaataactgcacgcaacccacaagtggacacgtttttcacaggtagttccatggtttccgagccggttGTTTAGACTAAAAGTGCAGTTAAGCCATCGGTTCAAATTCCTACAATTTAAATCCGTTTTAGGTAGTGCAAAGGCACGTTTTGGCCTTCAGGAGTAAGTGCGAccataaaattatgaatagagTGACAACGTCTGACAACGTCGGAAAATCAGGGCGATTTTGATCTTTTCACCTCGCTAGGGCGAGGAGAGGAGCCGAAAGACCAGTGCGGTCTGAGACGCGAAAGTGAAAACTACTCTTATTGTGAACTTTGTGAACtccctttcaaatatttttttgtatactcAGACTGAGCGCGACTTGCACTTACGATAATGATGTCAGTTATCCTTTTTTGTTGATGTAAATTCTCCTTTAATAGatgttctttaataaataattttaagagcattttttggtgttaatttaTTGAACAGAGTGAACCTTGAATTTAATACAGCACGTAGAAAATATCCTGTACGTGCAAACaccggtactgatgaaaaaaatcttttcggcagctaagaccggttccgctcttatcggtatatcctaaactataactatgttcggtcccagctcgctagataGCTCAGTTAAGAAATTGTGTTTATTGGCAAATTAAAAATGGCtagtgaatattttttgagtttatctgTTGAAGTGAAGGTCCGTTATTGTGATAAACCAGTTTGAAGTATTATGGCTTGATGGAAATACTAAATAGCTGATTGTCGTCAATGTTAAAAAAGTGCGCCCTGCAGGGCCAAAAATGATACCAACATCTGCTCTGAGTTTTGAGTGcccgaattattaaaaaaaatccatttctttgaatttctttttggAATAGGGATTATTTTATCGAACCTTCAGCTGGGTTCATGACGCCATCGTGGAGAAGTGTTGCTACGCAGCCAGAGGCTCCGTAAATGAGGTGGTTGAATTGAGATGGAAATTTTGAGCTGAGCATTTTGTTTTTGAGAAACTCGTAGCAGGAAAAATATAAAGCGTGTGCTGGTCCTGCTCCAGCAACCATTACACCAATTCCTCGGATTGGTCTCCAGACTCCCTCTTGTCGTATCATTCTACTAAAAACTGCAAACATGCTTCCTCCTCCCCCTCCCCCTCCTCCACCAGGCCCAGGTGTTAAAGCTTGCATTCTCGTCtgaattaaaacaaagaaaattatgattaaaCGAGTAGCATAACAAACTTCTTTGAATATATGCTGTGTATAAGATAGGAACTGCCCCCCCCTCCCCCGTACAAACTGTCTAACATTGCTCCAATTACGTACTTGTGCGTCCttacataataaataattgaattcaaaagactgtttacaaaatgaaaatcaaccagactttttttatgaataacttATAGATAGGAGCAATCTTGCTGttcattttatttgtattgtcgcattattttgacaatttacttgattttcaatttggaaaaatctCCATATAATGTCTCAGTTAAGAGTATCTTTCAAAGCACCATTCCAAATTTTGTGTAGTTATCAGCGTATTCCAATAATTACACAATCATTATTTATGTTCATATAAGAATGGgattttcccgaaaaaaaatttaatgaaaaggaGATTTCATTTGTTATTGAACACTTTTTATAtcgtattgcatttttttaaatgttcttttatcATTAGATAACTTTTGATTCCTCACTCTCATCAATTTCTTTCTTCTGTATTCATTTTAGTACAGAAACCTGAGTTGCTCAAAGTATTATTCTAGGTAAGCtagtaagaaataatttttaaaacacaaaaatgacCATACAAAAAAACCGGTTGCTTCGTTTTTTGTTtccttagatttttaattttgcttctaaTCTACTTTTATGACCTGAAACCTCTCagattctcaaaaaatttaattccagcacaaaaaaaatttaatggaaactaaacaaatctttgttaaaaaaaaaataaaaaaattattcacatagcAATTTTTTGTAATACGCAGTTTGCTAACATGTAAACCAAGCCATATCAAAAACAACTCCATATTAATTAAACTTCATTAGAGGGCCCTAATATACGCTACTTTATTGCATATTACTTTcgattaaagcactcaaagtggaactcttgaattttaaattagtttaaaatgaagtttaaaagtttttaaataaaaaaaaatgttatattcaaatccctaataatttacacgtataaactggaaggtaccaACACTTTCCAATTTAATCCAATTcggagttcaaagattcaaatgcAGTGGCAAAAATATAAATCCCCGTTATAATTTTCACTGTTCTAAAATAAACAATCaataaaagaacttaaaaattttgaaaactatattattttaaattattttcattttaaaatatttaaacatcattggaaagcttcaaaattgtattacaaaatcttcaaaaatctagaagttattttaaattttttcaaatttacaattattttggaaattttaaatatcttttaaaatgaatcgaattttcctagaatttcaagaaaaatatgctTGCTATGTGTCGTAAAAAACTTGAGtcattggaaattttgaaaagattcaaaattatttaaaaatttgcaatgattttcaataatttaaacgaagtttgtgtACCGACAAAATTTGGCTAATAGTACccaaatttcggtgcaaataacagcctaatttaaaacaaaatgcagatttctcagattttaaataaaaaaatttaggaagcttttcaagaattaaaaaatgcttcagaagaacaaaaacattttcttaagataattaggaaaattgaaaatgatttttcatgttgaaaaattatttcaagagaatattttaaaagattttgaaagatttcctacgatttttagaaaattatggaaatttaaaaaaaaatacttaaaaatatttcaaattctctttCGAAGAATTTGGCAAtcttttaaaagcattttaaatattctcttaaaataattaaccaaagtgaaaaaagaatttaaactttcctaagaattttaagagaatattttttttctgttgaagccTTTCACAtgtcttgaaaagcttctaaattttttatttgaaatctgaaaaaatcgacattttattttaacttagGCTGTAGCTATTTGCACGGAAATTGTGGTACGAATAGTCGATTTTTGTCGACACACACAAacctcatttaaattattttaaatcatttcaaattttttctacaaggaATAAGTGCTACATTGTTATTTACAccccaaaattcaacaattggtttCAATTCATTCGTCTTAAACGGacagtaaaatattattaaattattattaatattgataataaatatttcgaatGGATTTAGaaatgtgttgaaaaatcaataattgttaaccttttaatacttaaagtacacatccaatttttaaaaaaatgatttgtttacaTTAACCgttgataatataaaaatatttttatccatcATTTTCCAACTTctaacgcttttaattttcaactatttaagtcTTCAATActgctttttgaaattctttaaattaaaattgtacgcttatgaataaaaatggaacattttttaactaaaatattttaatcacgCATTACTAactgaatatcataattgaaaaagataaaaattcaactaattatttttttaaactactaaaATTGAACTCGGACAGatatttcttcagaaaatttgtaaaattcctaatcaaaaaataaattaactgtcaATTCCCGGGGTTTACCGGTCCAGTGGCCACTCTGTTTATgctaaacaatttaattcttttggttaaaaaatccaacaattttgtagaaaattaaactattttaattaaaattcttcctttttttatatattcaaaagtttacaattaaaaattaaaatctttttatttaattattaactattacatatttggttgaaaattcattttttttaactgaattacttgcttaaaattttaactacttgtttcaaaattaatgttttggattgaagattcattgtttttgtttaaagtttatctccttggttgaaaatgtacctgaCTACTAAAGTTAGTTTTACGTACGGAATTACAATGGTTTTCtttaatgacttttaaaaaatataatattacattttttgttgcgattttttttgttaaagttttacaatttcgttgaaagtttattattttgttaataaatcaaccattttgttaagaagagatcgtttttgattgaaaattcaaccttttttaaaattcctttttgtggCTTgctcagaaataatattttttggttcaagattcatcattttagttgaaaattaatgtcttttgctGAACTctaattgagaaaatattttaaattagtacCATCGAAAATAATCTCTTTCAAGCATCttgttttttcatgatttaatgtTTCCTTTTAAAAGAGCCTTCTCAGAAGTGGTTTTATGTTCCTTTTGTAGTTTACGGGTACAACCCACTTTGAACGCTAAAAAAGGCccatttttgcgaattttttcaaagaataatatgaaatatattgGTGTAAAAGTTAAAAGGTTTGATAAATAAAgtctaaaaatgtaagaaaacatttgtttattgtttttttttcagtttttatacaCTAAAACAGTAGCTAAACATAAGGCCATGATTTTGAAGTAAGTAGGCGGGAGGCACAGTATCTCAACAACGGcttatctgaaacaaaaaaatcaaagtgtTTTAGTTTCAGTATGACAGTAGCTGGAAGATGAACTACGGAtattgatttttatcaataaataacaaaatggcggtcaaaataatcaataataataggtaaaactcaaaattataactcGCCCGTAGTACCTTCCGTCTTTTGGTATGTAGAATATATGGTTAAATTGTTATAAGAATCGGTCTATTCGTTTTACAGAAATCGTGCCTCTCGTTCTAAAAAAAACGCTGTTTTGACAAAAAcgcatttaaagtttttcttttgtgcaaaatcaTGAAAAAGTCTTACCTAAATTTAATCAGCGATGCCTGGACCGTATATAACGCCTTCAGCTTGTTCCTGAACTACAAATTCTTCCAAACTGGTGTGTTTTCGTTTCGTTCTGGCCTCTTTGGAAGATTGTGAGCCTTATACCTCCATTATCTTTAAAACTGACTTATAGCCTTCATTGCAGATGCAAGCCGAAGTTTTGCACGCGATCTCGACAATTTGTTTGCCACTAAACATGTGCTTGGGCGCCATATCACACAAACACTTGTTAAAACTTTCATTGTTATTTTGTGTATCGCCACCCAAGCACCGTTTGAGCAGCTGCGTTTCCGTCAAGTCCTCGTAAATAAGTTGTAGTAACTCTTGAACAACAGCAGAAAAAGCAGGTTGATGTTCATACGTTTTCTTAGCAGCCTGAGCCTTGAGATGCTTGCACCAATTATAGGCGAGCAATGCGAGGGTTGAGGTTTGGCGCCCAGATAGTAATATTCAGATTGCAGAAAAATATAGTTACACTGCTCGTATCTTCACTAAATTAtagtatgatattttttatatgtacagtttcgaaaaatgtaaaaaaaaacatcggTTTTTCAAAAGTGTCGAAGTGGGTTGTACCCTTAATAGAGCTCGGAAAAGACTCGAAagcatagttttttttcaaataatatgcgCATATCTTGGACGCCTTTGTTTCTTTAATCTTATCGTCGcgacaaagaaatttttttaaacactaaagTCTTAAACGCTGTTTTCCAGCTTGAAACTAGCAATTTTCTCCTTGTTTTGCGCGGAATCGGGATGGACTACAAAAACGATTTTTGCAATACCAGTTTGAACAAGTTTTGTATCAAACTAATTTGGGTCATAGgtcaagaattgtttaaatattccgcaaccattattattattattattattattgctttttttaataacaaaaagacttattttcagcTACAGCTCATAACTCAAGATTACTGGAAGTACCTTACATCACTGTTTATCATTTCTTGCAATGATGTTTTGATTCAAATAGACAATCAATATCGTTGAGAGTTATAAAAGTGACATATGTTGATGTAGGTTGCTGCTCGAAAAGAGAATCAAAAATAGAATCGACTGCACAAGACTAGTGTTACATAATCTATAATTGGAATACAAGTTCTGTGTAGATAACATCGTTCATATAATCATGATAGTGCTACTTTTCATCAACtacgttttaaattttaatcattatccACTATTGAaacctatcattattttaaacaaagtgcaacctttgttcaaaactaaatttGCATTTCTGaagaactaaacaattttttcgaaatctctttTTCCAAAAAACTCTTGTCAACACTATTTGTGAAGAGCTAATCTAATCAATCATTCAATCTCATGCGTAGAAATAAATGATCAAATCATGAAAATGATCACAGCTACAAATAATAGTTCTGAAGGAATGCGAAGTGAAAGTCAGCTGAAACTCGGTAggataaatatatcattttcaatcaattatgtagacttgtacaatttttgtttggaacTAAAGAGCATTTTTAACTCTTACGAAACTTATGAAGCGATATTTAtcactttttggctttaaaaaaaactacataaaAGTGCATTTCTTAGACAAATATATGGACTTTTTTAGCTCTTAGAGATTATTACAAGCTGAGCATTAATAAAAAGCAAATGATTTGTCTATTTTTCtcggaaaataattcttttccgtgcattttcaaaatttcttgaatattttaacgtaatggttgaattttcaacctaaataaatgcaatttacacaaaagaaaaggaatttcagaataaaaagacgaattttcaacaaataaacatttttcactcaataaagaaataaaagtttatgtaGATTGTAAAAACTTCAAGCCAACGatatgatttttcagcaaaaaataagtttccacgaaactgacgtatttttacataaaaaaacatgaaatttcaactcaag comes from the Belonocnema kinseyi isolate 2016_QV_RU_SX_M_011 chromosome 6, B_treatae_v1, whole genome shotgun sequence genome and includes:
- the LOC117174678 gene encoding mitoferrin-1-like, which translates into the protein MNVDEYESLPTASVGVHMTAGAIAGIMEHTIMYPLDSVKTRMQALTPGPGGGGGGGGGSMFAVFSRMIRQEGVWRPIRGIGVMVAGAGPAHALYFSCYEFLKNKMLSSKFPSQFNHLIYGASGCVATLLHDGVMNPAEVVKQRLQMYNSPYRSISSCIRHVYKTEGVVAFYRSYTTQLAMNVPFQSIHFIAYEFSQSMTNPEHKYNPYAHIVSGGMAGAIAAAGTTPLDVCKTLLNTQQGSVRPQGMVEAFKMVYRLGGVAGFFRGMTARILSQMPATAICWTTYESFKYILQKESGTSQTTESSKCEEGSNLSGTLQSPISRSTFQGSGLYFKKQAPSSVLLEVTRS